Part of the Quercus lobata isolate SW786 chromosome 6, ValleyOak3.0 Primary Assembly, whole genome shotgun sequence genome, TATATGGTTTAGGAGTTATtgagtcttttatttatttatctgtGCATAATGAATACAACTCCCCAAAAAagacctcttttttttcttttctatttttatctttattcaaatttgtttttcttctattttggtGGGTGGGGGGAGTTCTTTTCCCAATTGTATGCAGCAGGACTATaggacaaaattaaagaaattaagaagaaagaatCGCAAATGAGTTATTCGTCTGGAAAAAGAAATACATTTTATGATGGTTAATGGTTATATTAAGACAAATTTTGGAGCTAATTTTCATTGAAGTAAAACTGAGAAAGAACTAAAATTAGAGCATAAAATTATGACAAACTTCTTTGAGTGACTCAATTGTGAAGTTTGAGAATCAATTAGATTGTCAAACCTTATATACAGACAAAAACTAATTGCCATGAACGACTAGACCTCCCTAGACTCATCTTTTCAGAATAATCCATATCAAGTTATCAACCACTAGCAGTTCAAAGTGGAAACTAGCttaataaaataagcaaaagctctaatttactaattctaAAGTGGGGATTCTTGATTATCCCCCATTTCCCATCCAACAAAAGTGAATTGTCACATCATTATGCATTACAAAAGCATCAAATCACTATTCTATTTTATgactaaaattaattgaaaaatgcaTATGAATTGCCACACCTCTTTTTCTTGTTACAAGTTCTGGCTATGAGCTCACATACAGCTCTTTTTTAAGATCATATATGTAAGCAGATGAAGAGCAAACCTGGAAAGCTCTGACTTCTTGCAATTATCAAGCAAGTTCACTTCTTACATGAATTTTTGTCATTACATACTTCATCCTGCATTGAAAACAGAACATCTAACATGAATCAGCATCATATACCTCAAATATGCTAATCCCTGCAAAGTGGTATACAAACCTTGTTTTTTTTTCGTAATTCCAAAATGTCTTCTAAAGGTGGCCGGCCTGGACAAAAGCAAATAAGTTTGCATCaaatatttataagttaataatttgattgAGCAGAGCAAAGTCATATTAGTCATCAATGTAGTTAGTTTTCAAAGCAAGTTTCATGAGCTTCCAGTGAAGTATGTTGCAGGCTcagtttgattttgaaaatgtgcATAAAGAGAAGTTAAAATTTGCAGAGATATTTTTTCATGGTGCAAATAAATCCAAATGATATGGTTTTCTATAAGTGGACAACATAATGGTTATCAAAAGAAATAATTCCTTATCACAACAATTAAAAGAGTCACTAAATTGGGTGGTGTGTGGATCACAAGGCTAGTGCTACTCTATTATAATACGTAATATccaggggaaaaaaatcagCTATAGCAAGACTTTTTTAACTAAAGCAAAGAAGGCATGACTGCTTGAGAACTTTGAAGGAGTCATAACATAAAATTGTTTATGCAACACGAATTTACCTGTGATTTGAAGACGATATTTAGCCCAAACACCATATATAGCATCAGTTATTGTTGCAATCTGTTAAATGCATGTTGTTATATTTAGAACAAATAATGACGAAAGGACAAGGAAGCATCATCCACAACCCTATGCGTCTAGAGAATGGTAGCATTTGGAATGAACTACAAGTAAAATTAGTTACAAAGAAACTTACAGGTTCATATTTGGTAATGGCATAAACCCAACCAAGACCAACATGTTCATATAGTCTTCTAAATGCCTGTAAAGTTGTCATATGCAGGAATGAGAATGTCAGAAAAAGAAAGTAGTGGCAGCTTAAAGTAACATCTTTACAGAGTTCTTTAGCCATCTTCTTCAAATAGATTGTGTATCTAAAGAATTCCAAATGTGTCCCAGACCATTGACATTTACTATTGAATTgcaaaggagagagagaaggaaattggCTTAGAGAAAAACATTGTCCATGTGCCTACAATAGGACCCAATAAACTTTCCATGCAAGCGTTGTTAAAATGATAGAATCATGGTGGTGATCACAGTTCCACATCCTAGGTTGCAGTTTGGCCTCCTTTAGAGTTTAGATATTTGAACAGTTAGTGATTGTCTAGAACACTTATTAGATTTAAAGTTTTACGATCTTGAACTTGTACTAATTGATTCTAGTAATGGAATAGCCTTAGTTGAAGTTTCCAAACCTATTGATCAATGGTGTTTTCTATCCCCCCTTATTCTTATATATTCCACAGGTTGGACCATTGTAACACAAGTATATACGTATTTACATAGATGACATGCACACATGCATGCTT contains:
- the LOC115994193 gene encoding uncharacterized protein At5g50100, chloroplastic-like; this translates as MLRERNKNYGTIKFVDISSNEYSPEENQGLDYKSVMGRIHAILSDGTVVTNVEAFRRLYEHVGLGWVYAITKYEPIATITDAIYGVWAKYRLQITGRPPLEDILELRKKNKDEVCNDKNSCKK